In a single window of the Streptomyces sp. NBC_00285 genome:
- a CDS encoding SRPBCC family protein — protein MAREHDSRQAVPNTPGMRPDSAGVTRRRPLREQHVEETVDIAVPVRTAYNQWTQFKTFPRFSTAVLGVEQLRPTVTAWTIGYGPLRHRFAVEIVEQDPDAYLAWRGLEQHPSHQGEVEFRPTESGGTSVTVRLLLEPRGVAKVLTGSSKAAQATARLVRRELQNFKQFIEATGQEGGAWRGTIRNGRVQHDHPEPPRSRVAQWPVG, from the coding sequence ATGGCGCGCGAACACGACTCCCGGCAGGCCGTCCCGAACACGCCGGGGATGCGCCCCGACAGCGCAGGTGTCACGCGTCGCAGGCCGCTGCGGGAGCAGCACGTCGAGGAGACGGTCGACATCGCGGTGCCGGTGCGGACCGCGTACAACCAGTGGACGCAGTTCAAGACCTTCCCCCGCTTCTCGACCGCGGTACTCGGCGTCGAACAGCTCCGGCCCACCGTGACGGCCTGGACCATCGGCTACGGACCGCTGCGCCACCGTTTCGCGGTGGAGATCGTGGAGCAGGACCCCGACGCCTACCTGGCCTGGCGTGGCCTGGAGCAGCATCCCTCCCACCAGGGCGAGGTGGAGTTCAGGCCGACGGAGTCCGGCGGCACGTCGGTCACCGTCCGACTGCTGCTCGAACCGCGCGGAGTGGCGAAAGTGCTCACCGGATCATCGAAGGCTGCGCAGGCGACCGCCCGGCTCGTGCGCCGCGAACTCCAGAACTTCAAGCAGTTCATCGAGGCTACGGGGCAGGAAGGCGGGGCCTGGCGAGGCACCATCCGGAACGGGCGAGTGCAGCACGACCACCCGGAACCGCCCAGGAGCCGCGTGGCGCAGTGGCCCGTCGGCTGA